A genomic region of Hydrogenovibrio crunogenus contains the following coding sequences:
- a CDS encoding sigma-54-dependent transcriptional regulator, with product MKPGKLLIVDDEKDIRSLMQEIFSEEGYEVMVAANGQQAQDIWRNKAPDLIFLDIWMPDIDGISLLKEMIAENVLDHSSVIMMSGHGTIETAIEATKLGAYDFLEKPLSLAKLLITAERAMEHLHLHSENRHLKQKLPDQILPIGKSKLIVELRDSINRLAKYSMPILVKGEPGTGKHRLAEAIHKLGERKEQPLFEIHAPDFDEQEELILGLETEQNTFPGELIHASGGTLIISDIEQLSTKGQNFLSQLLFDGSFVRPGSNKKIALDVRIIALTKIGLDDLAHSGHFRKDLFQRLNVMPLEIPSLRQHTEDIPDLIDYFLDYFLMHEGLEYREFNVGAKNVLRQYSWPGNYRELQNLVQRLLILGEGEVNDDEIRRALENTKNADTVSFSSINTSVNLKQAKEQFEAAYLSQLLRETGGNVTETARLSGVERTNLYRKLKALKIDPKNPK from the coding sequence ATGAAACCAGGCAAATTACTGATCGTTGATGATGAAAAGGACATTCGTAGCCTCATGCAGGAAATTTTTTCTGAAGAGGGGTATGAAGTCATGGTTGCTGCCAATGGGCAACAAGCGCAAGACATTTGGCGAAACAAAGCGCCCGACTTAATTTTTCTAGACATATGGATGCCCGATATTGATGGCATTTCGCTTCTGAAAGAAATGATTGCTGAAAATGTTCTCGATCACAGCAGTGTCATTATGATGTCTGGGCACGGTACGATTGAGACTGCTATCGAAGCGACAAAACTCGGTGCGTATGATTTTTTAGAAAAACCGCTCTCGCTTGCGAAACTTCTCATTACAGCTGAGCGCGCGATGGAACACCTCCACCTTCATAGCGAAAACCGTCATTTAAAACAAAAATTACCAGATCAGATCCTACCGATCGGCAAAAGTAAACTCATTGTCGAACTGAGAGACTCGATTAATCGCCTCGCCAAATATTCCATGCCGATTCTGGTAAAAGGAGAACCGGGTACTGGTAAACACCGTTTAGCCGAAGCCATTCACAAACTGGGGGAGCGCAAAGAACAGCCGTTGTTCGAAATCCATGCACCCGATTTTGATGAACAAGAAGAGCTCATTCTCGGTTTGGAAACAGAGCAAAACACCTTTCCAGGTGAGTTGATACATGCTTCTGGTGGTACTTTGATTATTTCGGATATCGAGCAACTCAGCACCAAGGGCCAAAACTTTTTAAGCCAACTTTTATTTGACGGTTCTTTTGTTCGTCCAGGTTCGAACAAAAAAATTGCCTTGGATGTCCGTATCATTGCTTTAACAAAAATTGGCTTAGATGATTTAGCTCACAGTGGTCATTTTAGAAAAGACTTGTTTCAGCGTTTAAATGTTATGCCTTTGGAAATCCCTTCTTTACGTCAGCACACAGAGGATATTCCAGATTTAATTGATTATTTTCTGGATTACTTTCTTATGCATGAAGGGTTGGAATATCGTGAATTTAATGTCGGCGCCAAAAACGTGCTTCGACAATATAGTTGGCCAGGCAACTACAGAGAACTTCAAAACTTGGTCCAACGCCTCTTGATACTGGGAGAGGGAGAAGTCAATGATGACGAAATCCGCCGTGCACTTGAAAACACTAAAAATGCCGATACCGTGTCTTTTTCTAGCATAAATACCTCTGTTAACTTAAAACAGGCCAAAGAACAATTTGAAGCCGCCTATTTGAGTCAGCTACTCCGTGAAACGGGTGGTAACGTTACAGAAACTGCACGTTTATCAGGTGTAGAACGAACCAATTTATATCGCAAATTAAAAGCCCTCAAGATTGACCCGAAAAACCCAAAATAA
- a CDS encoding DUF4390 domain-containing protein: MKMLGVDRGIFAVFKRLSLVITLGFSSFIYAADTPPSSIQILYLNDYQDNQQLVLDASVRFQFKEPVLTALQHEIPLTFNTEIELNEVHSLLGFNMHRNRVTIQYQSQLQYFGYSQLYIISNKRNKKVQSFSNLKDALYTLGTLSNFRITDLADLHPNTLYAIKMRVSLNKWQLPTPLIIDALWSSDWHLDSDWSNIQIQSPKSWL; the protein is encoded by the coding sequence ATGAAAATGCTAGGTGTTGACAGGGGTATCTTTGCAGTTTTCAAACGCCTAAGCTTAGTGATTACATTAGGATTCAGTTCTTTCATTTATGCGGCTGACACTCCACCCTCTTCCATCCAAATCCTGTATTTAAATGACTATCAGGATAATCAGCAACTGGTACTTGATGCTAGCGTTCGCTTTCAATTTAAAGAACCTGTTCTCACCGCGTTGCAACATGAAATTCCCTTAACGTTTAATACCGAAATAGAACTGAATGAAGTCCATTCGCTATTAGGATTTAATATGCATCGCAACCGTGTCACCATTCAATATCAATCCCAGTTGCAATATTTTGGTTACAGCCAACTGTATATCATCTCAAATAAACGTAACAAAAAGGTGCAAAGCTTTAGCAACTTGAAAGATGCTTTGTACACCCTGGGAACGCTCTCTAACTTCCGAATAACTGACTTGGCGGATTTACACCCTAATACACTTTATGCGATCAAGATGCGTGTTTCGCTGAATAAATGGCAACTGCCTACGCCATTGATTATTGATGCATTATGGTCTTCGGACTGGCACTTAGACAGTGATTGGAGTAACATCCAAATTCAATCACCCAAAAGTTGGTTATAA
- the trkA gene encoding Trk system potassium transporter TrkA, translated as MNIIILGAGQVGTSLAELLAIENNDVTVVDLDRTNLQRLQDRLDIRTVNGHASNPDVLNQAGLEEADMLIAATHQDDTNIVACQLAQIMHKTPTKIARVRSQSYLNHPELFDRQQNTDAIPINVLISPETLVKNYILQLINYPGSLQVVDFSEGKVRLVAIRAHSGGMIVGKKIREIKQHLPDGVHHRIVAIYRRDEIVIPTGNVTIQVGDEVFFLAEPFNIPKIVQELRRDKLRPSRNIMIAGGGNIGFNLAKELEKEHQVKIIDHNMTQARKISEQLEQAIVIRGDVSDKSLLIEENIDEIDLFLALTNSDEANIISGMLAKKLGVRRVIALVNNQSYVDLIQLNSIDVAISADQITTSRLLHYMRQGDTVKAFTLRRGAAEAMEVIVHGSENSSEIIGKTIGEIQWPTSITIGCIVRENEVLFSHRDLTIEAEDHVILFLNDPSQAAEITELFTPKEKRSWF; from the coding sequence ATGAACATAATTATTCTTGGTGCCGGACAAGTCGGTACATCCCTTGCAGAACTGCTTGCCATCGAAAACAATGATGTCACTGTGGTTGATCTTGATCGAACCAACCTTCAACGGTTACAAGACCGTTTGGACATTCGAACGGTGAATGGGCACGCCTCTAACCCGGATGTCCTGAATCAGGCAGGGCTGGAAGAAGCGGATATGTTAATTGCTGCCACTCATCAAGATGACACCAACATCGTGGCCTGTCAACTTGCCCAAATCATGCATAAAACGCCTACTAAGATTGCCCGCGTTAGAAGCCAAAGTTACTTGAACCACCCTGAATTGTTTGATCGACAGCAGAATACGGATGCAATTCCTATCAATGTGCTTATCAGCCCGGAAACATTGGTTAAAAACTATATTCTTCAGCTGATCAACTACCCAGGCTCTCTCCAAGTGGTCGACTTTTCAGAAGGTAAGGTGCGACTGGTTGCTATCCGAGCTCACTCAGGCGGCATGATTGTGGGCAAAAAAATTCGAGAAATTAAGCAGCATTTACCGGATGGTGTCCATCATCGAATTGTTGCGATTTACCGACGAGATGAAATCGTTATCCCGACGGGTAATGTCACCATTCAAGTTGGTGATGAAGTTTTCTTTCTTGCCGAACCCTTTAATATCCCAAAAATTGTTCAAGAATTACGACGCGATAAACTCCGCCCTTCCAGAAACATTATGATCGCAGGGGGAGGTAATATCGGTTTTAACCTGGCCAAAGAGTTAGAAAAAGAACACCAGGTTAAAATCATTGACCACAATATGACGCAAGCTCGGAAAATTTCAGAGCAATTGGAACAAGCCATTGTCATCAGAGGAGATGTCTCTGATAAATCTCTACTCATTGAAGAAAATATTGATGAAATCGATTTGTTTTTGGCACTGACGAACTCCGATGAAGCCAACATTATTTCAGGCATGCTGGCCAAGAAGTTAGGAGTACGCCGTGTCATTGCCCTGGTAAACAACCAGTCTTATGTGGACTTAATTCAGCTCAACAGTATCGATGTTGCCATCTCGGCAGACCAGATTACCACCAGTCGTTTATTGCACTACATGCGCCAAGGGGATACCGTCAAAGCATTTACGTTGCGGCGAGGCGCTGCAGAGGCCATGGAAGTGATTGTGCATGGAAGTGAAAACTCCTCTGAAATTATTGGCAAAACCATCGGTGAAATTCAATGGCCAACCAGCATCACCATTGGATGTATTGTGCGTGAAAATGAAGTCCTATTTTCACATCGTGACCTGACGATTGAAGCGGAAGATCATGTCATTCTTTTCTTGAATGACCCCAGTCAAGCGGCAGAAATTACAGAACTCTTTACGCCAAAGGAAAAAAGAAGTTGGTTTTAA
- a CDS encoding ATP-binding protein, which translates to MPSNQQSRFLKQYGWLIAISSILLISLIVMSQILQNASQFAQTYSTLLFISFGGMIVLIIMLARTLHKLRKQYKANIPGLRLTVRLTTVIGFMLGIPLAIIFYFSMSFVHQGINQWFDVKTEEALANAVKLVQITLDDQTRRNLNNTQQALKLHRDELFITPVLTLNKLGEQLNTREIALYKSDGQLIAYSSQDNVNILPKSPAPRLFQQIRKKLTYAAIETQSGLNTSYQIIRIMLPITDIHNNKHYALQAVFSIPEQLSHLADTVRISASQYQELSYLKGPLKTSFTVILSMVLLLTMISALLFTIKTIQNITRPIRTLARGTEAVAKGDYAISMPVVQEDEMGQLIHSFNDMIQQIAKARNDIKFGHQQTEMQKLYLQAIIKNLNSGVLTLDMNLRLKTINDATNSILNTDLFKQLGKPLNEILKQPESQHLKQFFDTIFPLFRNDAKPWSEQLTFDCKEGQKILLVHGSTLPSLDQKVGGFVIVIEDITQLVQAQLHAAWSDVAQRLAHEIKNPLTPIQLSAERLHYKLNNKLTPSDQQLLKRMTDTIIEQVGAMQNLVQAFTEYADTPEIELSQLNLNTLIKDVVSMYKDPKANWKVSYKIDPQCPKITADASKLRQLLHNLIKNAIEACGERPDTRIEVRTDCAQDEINFSICDNGPGIPEKAKNWIFEPYSTDKPKGTGLGLAIVKKIVDEHQGQIHVESELEQGTCFIINLPQHTKV; encoded by the coding sequence ATGCCTTCAAATCAACAATCACGTTTCCTCAAACAATATGGCTGGCTCATTGCGATTTCCAGCATCTTGTTGATTTCCTTGATTGTCATGAGCCAGATTCTGCAAAACGCTTCACAGTTTGCACAAACCTACTCTACCTTGTTGTTTATTTCATTTGGCGGCATGATTGTATTGATCATAATGCTTGCTCGAACCCTTCACAAGCTTCGAAAGCAGTACAAGGCCAATATTCCTGGCCTCAGATTGACTGTTCGATTAACAACCGTTATTGGCTTTATGTTGGGAATCCCACTTGCCATTATTTTTTATTTTTCCATGAGTTTCGTCCATCAAGGGATTAACCAATGGTTTGATGTCAAAACAGAAGAGGCCTTAGCTAATGCGGTCAAGCTGGTTCAAATCACATTGGATGATCAAACTCGGCGTAACCTGAACAACACTCAACAAGCGCTTAAACTGCATCGTGATGAACTCTTTATTACGCCCGTCCTCACTCTGAATAAACTCGGGGAACAACTGAATACTCGAGAAATTGCCCTCTATAAAAGCGATGGTCAACTCATCGCGTACAGCAGTCAGGATAATGTTAATATTTTGCCTAAATCCCCTGCCCCCAGACTGTTTCAACAGATCCGAAAAAAATTAACCTATGCCGCCATTGAAACGCAATCTGGGTTAAATACGTCTTATCAGATCATCCGGATTATGTTGCCGATTACAGATATACACAACAACAAACACTATGCGTTACAAGCCGTTTTTTCAATTCCGGAACAATTAAGCCACTTAGCCGATACGGTTCGAATTTCGGCTAGCCAATATCAAGAATTGTCTTATTTGAAGGGGCCACTTAAAACGAGCTTTACCGTGATTTTAAGCATGGTGCTCTTATTAACCATGATCAGTGCTCTACTTTTCACAATCAAAACCATTCAAAACATTACCCGACCCATTCGAACATTAGCACGCGGAACAGAAGCCGTTGCGAAAGGAGATTACGCCATTTCCATGCCGGTCGTTCAAGAAGATGAAATGGGACAACTCATTCACTCTTTTAACGACATGATTCAGCAGATTGCAAAAGCACGAAATGACATCAAATTTGGGCACCAGCAAACTGAAATGCAGAAGCTTTATCTGCAAGCCATTATCAAAAATCTCAATAGTGGCGTCCTAACCTTAGACATGAACTTACGATTAAAAACCATTAATGACGCCACCAACAGTATTCTGAATACCGACCTGTTTAAACAGCTTGGAAAACCACTGAATGAAATCTTGAAACAACCTGAGAGCCAGCATTTAAAACAGTTTTTTGACACCATTTTTCCTTTATTCCGAAACGACGCCAAACCTTGGAGCGAACAACTTACCTTTGATTGTAAAGAAGGTCAAAAAATATTACTGGTTCATGGCTCAACACTGCCCAGCCTTGATCAGAAAGTAGGCGGATTTGTTATTGTCATTGAAGACATCACTCAGCTGGTACAAGCACAATTGCATGCGGCGTGGAGTGACGTTGCTCAACGCTTAGCCCATGAAATCAAAAACCCGCTAACGCCCATCCAGCTTTCTGCAGAACGACTACATTATAAGCTCAACAATAAGCTGACGCCTTCTGACCAACAGCTCCTTAAAAGAATGACTGATACCATCATTGAACAGGTTGGAGCCATGCAAAACTTGGTTCAAGCATTTACCGAGTATGCAGATACCCCTGAAATTGAACTGAGTCAACTCAACTTGAACACCCTTATCAAGGATGTGGTGAGTATGTATAAAGACCCTAAAGCAAATTGGAAGGTCTCTTACAAAATAGACCCACAATGCCCAAAAATCACAGCGGACGCTTCAAAACTAAGACAGTTGCTACATAACTTGATTAAGAATGCGATTGAAGCCTGTGGTGAAAGACCAGACACACGCATTGAAGTTCGAACCGATTGTGCACAAGATGAGATTAATTTTTCTATTTGTGATAATGGACCGGGGATTCCCGAAAAAGCAAAAAACTGGATATTTGAACCTTATTCCACTGATAAACCGAAAGGAACTGGATTGGGGTTAGCGATCGTGAAAAAAATTGTCGACGAACATCAAGGACAAATTCATGTAGAATCGGAACTCGAACAAGGAACCTGCTTTATAATAAACTTACCGCAACATACTAAAGTATAG